TGCCGGTGCGTGACCCCGCGGTCGACGCCCGGCCCCTCGTGCTGACCGAGGGCGTGCTCGGATTCGCCACCACGAGCGCCACGAGCCAGCTCCCGGGGCTCTCGGACGCGGTCGAGACCCTCCGGCCCCGGTCGGTCGAGTTGTCGGCGGACCAGACGAGCGCCGCCGTCGGCACCTCGTCGGGCACGTACGCCGTCACGGCCTCGGGGGGAGCCCGGCTGGTCGACGCCCGGACCGGACTCGTCGCCCCCTCGCTCGACGACGCGGGCTTCGTCTGGTCGGTCGTCGCCGACGACCCGTCGAGCCTCACGGCGTACGCGCTCGACGGCACGCCCCACACGGTGGTGACGTCGCTGCCGGCGGGTCCGAGCATCACGACGTTCCGCATCTCGCGGGACGGCACCCGCGCGTTGCTGTTGCTCGACGACCAGGGCGAGTCGCGCCTCCTCGTGGCCGCCGTCGTGCGGGACGCCGACGGGGTCCCGCTCCGGCTGGGTCAGCCCCTCGAGTTGTCGGCTCCGGACGGCGCACCCGTCGACGCGACCTGGGCCGATCAACTGACCGTCGCCGTCCTGACCTCCGTGGGCGAGTCGTCCCGGGTGACGACGTCCGAGGTCGGCGGGGACTCGTCGAGCGCCGGCCGCCCGTCGGGCGAGGCGGTCGCGATCGTCGGCGGCAACGGCTTCGACCGCCTGCTGCTGCTGGGTGCCGACGGCGACGTGCTCGAACCCCGGGGCAGCAGTTGGCAGGCCACGGGGCTGACGGCCGACCTGGTGGCGACGCAGCGCTGACGCCCCGGGGTCGCCTCCTCCCCAGGGCGGGCGGCGGGCTGACCGTCCCCCTCGGACGACGGAGGCGCGGTGCGCGTGTCCGGGGGAGTCCACGCTGTCGGGATGCCCCGGCCCTCTCGTCCCCGTTCGGTCGTCCTCGCACGGGACGCCCTCGCGAGGGCCGGCCGCGAGGCGCTGTCCGTCGTGTCACCCGTCTCGTGCGCGGGATGCCGCGGGCCCGACGTCGGCCTGTGCGACGACTGCCGGCGTCGGCTCGTCCCCGAGGTCGTCCGGGTCGACCTGCCCGACGGGCTCCCGGTCTTCGCCGGACTCGTCTACGCCTTCGAGGCGCGGGGTGTCGTGCTGGCCTTCAAGAACGGCGGCCGGGTGCGCCTGGCCGAGGTGCTGGCCCCGGCCCTCGCCGCCGCCCTCGAGTCCTGCGCCCGTCACGGATCGCACGAGGGGGCGTCCGCCGTGGACGGGGGCACGGGCGATCGGTCGCTGCTCGTCGTGCCGGTGCCGCCGTCGCGACGGGGGCGGCGTCGGCGGGGCTACGACCCGGTCGACCTGGTGCTGCGCCGGCTCGGGCTCGTGGTCGGCACGCGCCTGCTCGTGCCGACGGCGCGGGCCGGCAGCGGCCAGAAGGGCCGCGACCGGCAGCAGCGTCTGAGGGGACGCGAGGGCAGTCTGCGTGCCACCCGCGACCTCGCGGGGTCGCGGGTCGTGCTGGTCGACGACGTCGTGACGACCGGTGGCACCCTGCAGGAGGCGCGGCGTGCACTGACCGCCCGGGGCGCGGTCGTGGTCGGTGCGGCCTGTCTCGCCGCCACCCCGTTGCGGTCGGGCGCCGACCGCGCCTGAGCGAACGGTGAACGGTGCGTGACACGGGGGTGTCCGGGTCGCTACGGTGGGGCGAAAGGCGTGAAAGGACATCCGCCTGGCTGACAGGCGGCACGTCGATAGCCACAGGAGGTCGTCATGGAAATTTCCGTCACGGGTCGAAACGTCGGCATCACCGATCGTTTCCGCGAGTACGCCACCGAGAAGGCAGACAAGGTCGCCGCGCTGGCCACGAAGGCCCTCGCCCTCGAGGTCAAGGTGTCGCGGCACCACGAGAAGTCCGGCGGGCAGGCGGGCGACGACCGGGTCGAGATCACCCTGATCGGCCCCGGCCCCCTCGTGCGGGCCGAGTCCACGGCCGCCGACAAGTACGCGGCGTTCGATCTCGCGATCGGTCGCCTCCTCGAACGGGTGCGCCGGGCGAAGGACCGGCAGAAGATCCATCGCGGGCAACACCGACCGACGTCGCTGCGCGAGGCGGCCACGGCCGACTTCAGCGGTGTCGGCGTCACACCCGCCGCGGCCGAGACGCTCGACCAGGTCCGTACCGGTGCCGTGACGGTGGTGGGCGACGAGGCCCCCGCCGACGAGGTCGAAGAGGACTACTGCCCCGTGGTCATCCGCGAGAAGGTCTTCGCGTCGACGCCCATGTCCGTCGACGACGCGCTCTACTACATGGAGCTCGTCGGTCACGACTTCTACCTCTTCATCGACGCCGAGACCGAGCGTCCGAGCGTCGTGTACCGGCGCAAGGGCTGGGACTACGGCGTGATCGGCCTCGACCAGGACTCGCCCG
This genomic interval from Frigoribacterium sp. Leaf415 contains the following:
- a CDS encoding ComF family protein; its protein translation is MPRPSRPRSVVLARDALARAGREALSVVSPVSCAGCRGPDVGLCDDCRRRLVPEVVRVDLPDGLPVFAGLVYAFEARGVVLAFKNGGRVRLAEVLAPALAAALESCARHGSHEGASAVDGGTGDRSLLVVPVPPSRRGRRRRGYDPVDLVLRRLGLVVGTRLLVPTARAGSGQKGRDRQQRLRGREGSLRATRDLAGSRVVLVDDVVTTGGTLQEARRALTARGAVVVGAACLAATPLRSGADRA
- the hpf gene encoding ribosome hibernation-promoting factor, HPF/YfiA family; protein product: MEISVTGRNVGITDRFREYATEKADKVAALATKALALEVKVSRHHEKSGGQAGDDRVEITLIGPGPLVRAESTAADKYAAFDLAIGRLLERVRRAKDRQKIHRGQHRPTSLREAATADFSGVGVTPAAAETLDQVRTGAVTVVGDEAPADEVEEDYCPVVIREKVFASTPMSVDDALYYMELVGHDFYLFIDAETERPSVVYRRKGWDYGVIGLDQDSPDLQETATALRAGLVS